The nucleotide sequence TGACCTTAGCCGTGGCGGCGGACGCTGAAAAACTTGGCGCAGACATACATCAACATAGACAAGTCGTTGATATTTATCATGGCGCGCGCGTGTGCCAAGTGTGCTATAGCGACCCTTTAGGGAATGAAGGCAGTGTGCGCGCAAGTATGGTGATTAATGCCGCCGGCCCTTGGGCCAATGATTTATTAGAACATGTTACCCCTAAACAACTGCCGCCTGCGGTCGATTGGGTGCAAGGCTCGCATCTTTGGTTAGATATTCCGGCGCCTTCCGGGGTGTATTATTTGCAATCTCAGCTCGATGAGCGGCTGTTTTTTGTGATGCCTTGGCAGGGTAAAACCTTAGTGGGAACGACCGAAGTGCCATTAGCTGTGATGCCGCCGCAGCCGCAAATCACCTTGGCAGAGCAAGAATATTTACTGACTAACTATCATCATTATTTTTCAGATCATAACCGCGCGAGTTTAGCTGGGTTGATCCTTGGCCATTTTTGCGGCGTGCGCGCTTTACCTAAAAATGAAGGCAGCGCCTTTAGTCGCCCGCGTGATACCTTGTTAGTGCAGCAAGCCAATAGCCCAAGGCTAGTGAGTATTTATGGCGGCAAATTAACTGAGTTTATGCCGATAGCTGCCGATGTATTGGCGCTGATTAAGGCGCAGCTTGGCAAACGCAGCGCTATTGCTGATGTGAATACCCGCGTTATTGATAGTGTTGCCGCAGATTTTTTTACTCGCCGCACCAGTAGCGCTGGAGTGACAGTAAGCAACGATAGTGCTGATGGCATAGTTCAAGAGCTTGCTATCTAGCGGGCCGTGTTAGCTATAAAGACGATATAAAGGCTAATGATTAGAGGTAAAAAAAGCGCGATATAAACTATCGCGCTTTTTTATTACCAACAGAGGCAGCTATTAAGCTGTTAACTCATAAACATTGAGCTTACAGGGCGTAAAAGCTGATACTGTTTTGGCCTTCTTTGGCATTAACTACGGCCAATTGACCATTAACCAGTGCCATGGCTTGTGGGTTAGACGTCGCCGTTAAGTTGATAGCTTCTACCACTTGGTTATCGCGGTTCATCACTAATACTTGCTCACCTGAACGGCTCAGCAGGTAGATGTTAGTGCTATCCAAAGCGATACCAGTTACTTGTGGTAAGGTATTGCCATCAAAACCAATCACGGCTTCGCTATTTAACTTAAGATCGTTAGCGCTCATGCGAGTCACGACCAAGTTATTGCGGGCTGCCACTGGCAAGGTCACCATCAGGTATTCTTGCTTGTCAGCATCATAACCAATGTCACCGATATAGTTGAACTTGGCGCGAGTGGTTTCAAAGCGGCCGCGACGTAATTCTTTCACGCCATCGGTACCAGCCATAAAGTTGGCATAGTAGTTAGCAATCTTAGCGTTTGGGTCGTAAGCCACGCGAGCATAGCTCTTGTGATCGGCAGTCACTATCACGCTGTTATCACCATCAAAAGCCACGCCAGCTAAGTTTGAGATTTCAGTTG is from Shewanella sp. SNU WT4 and encodes:
- a CDS encoding FAD-dependent oxidoreductase gives rise to the protein MLDVLVIGGGITGVGIAQAAAAAGYSVALWERDEIASGTSSHSSKLIHGGLRYLESGQLSLVRRCLQARRQLLQLAPSLVNPVPFYIPIYRDSQRGLMTLTAGLGLYALLAQGDALAKFTKVKLNETDDHQGLNQHNLRHMLQYWDAQTDDKALTLAVAADAEKLGADIHQHRQVVDIYHGARVCQVCYSDPLGNEGSVRASMVINAAGPWANDLLEHVTPKQLPPAVDWVQGSHLWLDIPAPSGVYYLQSQLDERLFFVMPWQGKTLVGTTEVPLAVMPPQPQITLAEQEYLLTNYHHYFSDHNRASLAGLILGHFCGVRALPKNEGSAFSRPRDTLLVQQANSPRLVSIYGGKLTEFMPIAADVLALIKAQLGKRSAIADVNTRVIDSVAADFFTRRTSSAGVTVSNDSADGIVQELAI